The following proteins are encoded in a genomic region of Gimesia algae:
- a CDS encoding carboxypeptidase-like regulatory domain-containing protein codes for MTIFDTTSSRPASQPISDVPRHGNSVRSFRILIGLIILLSLIVGIHPLNLASAQDKKNTKAPADKYWTVGGIIVDKAGQPVADANISVDVRRYRRNKDVKRPAVNTKITTNTTGQWQFDYVPDSESEVFIAINHPEYGPWRKRINRSVFEVKANARPSAKITLGQGLNITGSVTDENGKPVGGALIRTKFLNEIRETKTDEFGVYLLSGCEPRVTRIVASAKGRALEVKEVRVAPEMEPVDFVLKPGGKIRIRVVDENGKGIPKARIFFQRWRGRIDYFEFDHVSQYADEHGIWEWDEAPLDEFQADICRPGGMQLSQEPLIAREKEYVFTPPPALVVSGRVIDAKTKQPIKQFHVTPGLRNSDPRLGMNWIPRDSFDATDGTYRVRLKHDYPAHLVRIEATGYQLAVSRDIKTDEGEIEIDFALKPAQDIAATLMTAAGKPAAGAKIALGVADSQINVENGEIDDGSTIATQLKSDAKGHFSIPARTEPFQLMITHPAGYAHLKSEKGAIPETVTLTPWARIEGTFRVGTKPVAGVPLTIFSNVSPSYGEGVPNIFTHHDTTTGKDGRYVFERVFPGHGRINRRIKLTVNAGSSEPTSSVRVPVDFVAGETISLDLGGTGRPVIGKLAAPVNHQGEVLWAFALVDAHRYLTPPAGMLSLEAARKDPLHFRDWVLAWRKSPAYEVEKVVYQKYQQARSQLLAESPSLTASIARDGTFRIDDVPPGDYVLKVTFRDQKHAVGSLTDVHFTVPPVENGFSSEALDLGTLTMQK; via the coding sequence ATGACAATTTTTGATACCACGTCGTCCCGACCGGCATCGCAACCCATTTCTGATGTGCCTCGACACGGGAATTCTGTCAGAAGCTTTCGAATTCTAATTGGGCTGATCATCCTCTTGAGTCTGATCGTGGGAATTCACCCCCTCAATCTGGCGAGCGCGCAAGACAAGAAGAACACGAAAGCCCCTGCAGACAAGTACTGGACTGTGGGAGGGATCATTGTTGACAAAGCAGGACAGCCCGTCGCCGATGCGAATATCTCGGTGGATGTGCGCCGTTATAGACGGAACAAAGATGTCAAACGACCGGCTGTCAACACGAAAATCACAACGAATACAACAGGTCAATGGCAGTTCGATTACGTTCCTGATTCTGAATCGGAAGTTTTTATCGCCATCAATCACCCCGAGTATGGTCCCTGGCGAAAACGGATTAATCGCAGTGTCTTCGAAGTGAAAGCCAATGCGCGTCCTTCCGCGAAAATCACACTGGGGCAGGGATTGAACATCACGGGCAGTGTGACGGATGAAAACGGCAAACCTGTTGGCGGCGCGCTGATTCGCACTAAATTCCTGAATGAAATTCGCGAAACAAAAACGGATGAGTTTGGCGTCTATCTGCTCAGCGGTTGTGAACCCCGCGTGACGCGTATTGTGGCATCCGCAAAGGGCCGCGCACTGGAAGTGAAAGAAGTTCGCGTGGCCCCGGAGATGGAACCGGTCGACTTTGTCCTTAAACCCGGCGGTAAGATCCGCATACGTGTCGTCGATGAAAACGGGAAAGGGATTCCCAAGGCACGCATTTTTTTCCAGCGCTGGCGCGGCAGAATCGATTACTTCGAGTTCGACCATGTCAGCCAGTACGCCGACGAGCATGGCATCTGGGAATGGGACGAAGCCCCCCTGGATGAATTTCAGGCCGACATCTGTCGTCCCGGTGGAATGCAGCTCTCCCAAGAACCGCTCATCGCCCGAGAAAAGGAATATGTCTTCACTCCGCCTCCGGCCCTGGTGGTCTCGGGACGTGTGATTGATGCGAAGACAAAACAACCGATCAAACAGTTTCATGTCACCCCCGGGCTGCGCAACAGCGATCCTCGCCTCGGCATGAACTGGATTCCCCGCGACAGTTTCGACGCTACCGATGGAACATATCGCGTTCGCCTGAAACACGACTATCCGGCACATCTGGTACGAATCGAAGCCACCGGTTATCAACTGGCTGTCTCGCGTGATATCAAAACCGATGAGGGAGAAATCGAGATTGATTTTGCTCTGAAACCGGCACAAGATATCGCTGCGACCCTGATGACAGCAGCGGGGAAACCGGCGGCAGGCGCAAAGATTGCCCTCGGTGTCGCCGACTCACAGATCAACGTTGAGAATGGTGAAATTGATGACGGTTCGACGATCGCCACACAGCTCAAGTCGGATGCAAAAGGGCATTTCAGCATTCCGGCACGGACAGAACCATTCCAGCTGATGATCACGCATCCGGCCGGTTACGCGCACCTCAAATCGGAAAAAGGGGCGATCCCGGAAACCGTCACTCTCACACCCTGGGCGCGCATTGAAGGTACGTTTCGTGTCGGCACAAAGCCGGTTGCGGGAGTTCCGCTTACCATCTTCAGCAATGTGAGCCCGTCTTACGGTGAAGGCGTTCCGAATATCTTCACCCACCACGACACGACCACGGGTAAAGACGGTCGTTATGTGTTTGAACGTGTCTTTCCGGGACACGGACGCATTAACCGCCGCATCAAGCTGACCGTCAATGCAGGCTCCTCTGAACCCACTTCATCGGTCCGAGTACCCGTCGATTTTGTCGCCGGAGAAACGATCTCGCTGGACCTGGGAGGCACCGGTCGACCGGTAATCGGTAAACTCGCAGCGCCTGTCAATCATCAGGGGGAAGTCCTCTGGGCCTTCGCGCTGGTTGACGCGCATCGCTATCTAACGCCACCCGCGGGAATGTTATCACTAGAAGCGGCCAGGAAAGACCCTCTCCACTTTCGCGACTGGGTACTGGCCTGGAGAAAATCACCGGCGTATGAAGTGGAGAAAGTCGTCTATCAGAAATATCAGCAGGCGCGCAGCCAATTACTGGCCGAATCTCCCAGCCTCACTGCCAGCATTGCCCGCGATGGTACCTTTCGTATCGACGATGTGCCGCCGGGAGACTATGTCCTGAAAGTCACCTTCAGAGATCAGAAGCATGCCGTGGGCAGCTTAACCGACGTCCATTTTACCGTGCCCCCTGTGGAAAACGGATTTAGTTCTGAAGCCCTTGATCTGGGTACATTGACGATGCAGAAGTAA
- a CDS encoding carboxypeptidase regulatory-like domain-containing protein: MIWNSLLDPALSSRLCLTLLHSIWQVSLLAGLLWLAERCWQKNTVERHYVLHVAALLFAILAIPVTFMLVGLSASEPVVVRQAPAKTDTFPPLAKPRATAPVPVTPEMIEHRPDTEPSIPATNTTLSVADIPPVDTKASPATRSQDWLWLSTWIVACYVAGVAFMLFRLIISSICVQRLGATAERITAGPLVNSLRHLSQKWSLKVVPVLARSEQIIVPRVSGILRPMILLPASTISGLTTDELELILAHELAHIRRFDLWVNLLQRFTEAILFFNPAFWYLSHRINMLREYCCDEMTCQLKIDSTSTFESRVNYATALLHVAELAKRSMSSSDLTSLAASGKSPSEIRRRVARLFGESLQEPLPVSRGGFFGLLILGATLAIVGLISPSSAQTNQPETEPKQQAESKPAEKPVPRKKPVLYGRITDTEGKPIPDVEVQLYSGVATRFRGQKTTTDADGKYRFDPLKTGTAIILDDTPEDKRAYQHFGVQFHHPQYVPADSQSWRDLNVSLKEPEEKEFNLKMRRGGFIKGTVIDPKTGKPLPKLDLRIGNSFFLKNQRNSFMVYATTDDAGQFTTTPLFPGKYLIEINDSDYQDEFRYPKIGSAQVEAGNTTELQLTSSAEKIFQDPFQITGTAKADDGKSMIYGGVGIRLVNSDKHVRTRGGGIDGKNSFGIRFGPINRVEASETSPYGVGTHDVELFGQNQRFGHKLISRTPSEPLRITDDPNQPELEDGIRYIHPDKPVHFELVYARDPKMTRQFRLNVVDPDGKPIPDTTVEIRSDPAPKPDQIIRGQFLRDATYGPFVKTNAKGTLLFRIPHHMKRFNLSIKAPGYAPYWASWSSSIIPDEFTAILDAGWKVGGIIVDEAGKPIAGANISPSVNFKKRPGDTSRLGVGTKIITDDKGQWHFDYVPASKAEVHIDIDHPDYRPWRQRVARSEFEVKANASPSGKITLEEGLNITGSVTDENGKPIAGALVRTKFVNDIRKATTDEFGVYLISGCEPKLTRVAVTAKGRAPEVQEVEVAPQMEPVDFSLKPGGKIRVRVVDENGKGIPKASIYFQRWRGAWYNLFEFDNVNHYTDKNGIWEWDEAPLDEFQADICRPGGMQLANQKLLARAEEYVFHPPKALVISGNVIDAVTKQPIKKFRVTPGAERDNSRTRLSWNSSDSFTASDGKYQLRITRGESAHFVRIEADGYEVATSRAFKPNEESVSYDFALKPARDIAATILTAEGKPAAAAEIAVGIAGSQISIRQGRLGTRQTYATVLKSDEAGHFGIPPRNEPFQLIILHPAGFAYLKSETGPIPDPIQLTPWARIEGTFTIGKQPAAGVKLALGLNNGISSSSDEGPSIFTQNEIKTDQNGRYVFDRAFPGQTRVGRSITYMVRQGATEATSAIQIPIELKAGETKALNLGGSGRPVIGKLKPSETHTGNVVWPLAHLSAHEYFKPPTGMLPLEAINNNPRGFQAWYTAWQKSKDYPAEKVIYERYTEARSKRLDETPRINASVARDGSFRIDDVPPGEYVLSVNFYERENNPGYVGDLHFTVPPVENGFSSEAVDLGTLTLK; this comes from the coding sequence ATGATCTGGAATTCGCTCCTTGACCCCGCCTTGAGCAGCCGCCTTTGTCTGACACTCCTGCATTCGATCTGGCAGGTTTCCCTGCTCGCCGGTCTGCTCTGGCTCGCTGAACGCTGCTGGCAGAAGAACACCGTGGAACGGCATTATGTGCTGCACGTCGCGGCATTACTCTTCGCGATACTGGCGATTCCTGTCACATTTATGCTCGTGGGTCTGTCTGCTTCCGAACCCGTTGTTGTCCGTCAGGCTCCCGCTAAAACTGACACTTTCCCACCGCTGGCAAAGCCGCGCGCTACCGCTCCGGTTCCAGTCACTCCTGAAATGATAGAACACCGGCCAGATACGGAACCATCGATACCAGCGACAAACACGACGTTATCTGTAGCCGATATTCCGCCAGTGGATACCAAGGCGTCTCCCGCAACTCGATCTCAGGACTGGCTCTGGCTGTCGACCTGGATCGTCGCCTGCTACGTCGCGGGAGTCGCCTTTATGTTATTCCGACTGATTATCTCCAGTATCTGCGTGCAGAGACTCGGCGCGACGGCCGAACGAATTACCGCGGGTCCGCTCGTCAATTCATTACGCCACCTTTCCCAGAAGTGGTCGTTGAAAGTGGTTCCCGTGCTGGCCCGCAGCGAACAGATTATTGTGCCCCGCGTCAGCGGCATTCTGCGACCAATGATCCTGCTGCCCGCCTCTACCATCAGTGGACTCACTACCGACGAACTGGAACTGATTCTTGCGCATGAACTGGCTCACATCCGCCGCTTCGATCTGTGGGTCAATCTGTTGCAGCGGTTTACGGAAGCGATTCTGTTTTTCAATCCCGCGTTCTGGTATCTGAGTCACCGCATCAACATGCTGCGGGAATATTGTTGTGATGAAATGACCTGTCAGCTGAAGATCGATTCCACTTCCACGTTCGAATCGCGCGTGAATTATGCGACGGCACTGCTGCATGTCGCGGAACTGGCGAAACGCAGTATGTCCAGCAGCGATCTGACATCACTGGCTGCCAGTGGAAAGTCCCCCTCAGAAATTCGCCGTCGCGTGGCCCGGCTGTTTGGTGAATCCCTGCAGGAGCCCCTGCCGGTCTCACGCGGCGGCTTTTTCGGTCTGTTGATTCTGGGTGCAACACTGGCCATCGTCGGCCTGATTTCTCCCTCGTCCGCCCAGACGAATCAACCAGAAACAGAACCGAAACAACAGGCAGAATCGAAGCCGGCTGAGAAACCGGTTCCTCGGAAAAAACCGGTTTTGTATGGCCGCATCACCGATACCGAAGGAAAGCCAATCCCTGATGTCGAGGTCCAGCTCTACAGTGGTGTGGCGACTCGTTTTCGAGGTCAGAAAACAACCACAGATGCAGATGGCAAATACCGGTTCGATCCTCTAAAGACGGGGACTGCGATCATACTTGATGATACGCCTGAAGATAAGCGTGCTTATCAACACTTCGGCGTGCAGTTCCATCATCCCCAATACGTACCCGCCGATAGCCAATCGTGGCGTGACCTTAATGTATCACTCAAAGAACCTGAAGAGAAAGAGTTTAATCTGAAAATGAGGCGTGGCGGTTTCATCAAGGGAACCGTCATCGATCCCAAAACCGGCAAACCATTGCCAAAACTGGATCTGAGAATTGGCAATTCATTCTTCCTGAAGAATCAACGCAATTCGTTTATGGTCTACGCCACGACTGATGACGCCGGACAGTTTACGACCACCCCCCTCTTCCCGGGAAAATACCTGATCGAAATTAATGACAGTGATTATCAAGATGAATTTCGCTACCCGAAAATCGGCAGTGCTCAAGTGGAAGCCGGTAACACGACAGAACTCCAGCTGACCAGCAGCGCAGAAAAGATTTTCCAGGACCCGTTTCAAATCACAGGCACTGCGAAAGCCGATGATGGCAAATCAATGATCTATGGTGGCGTCGGAATTCGCCTTGTAAACAGCGACAAGCACGTGCGCACCCGCGGGGGTGGTATCGACGGAAAAAACAGCTTCGGAATCCGCTTTGGTCCCATCAACCGCGTCGAGGCGTCTGAGACTTCTCCTTATGGCGTGGGGACACACGACGTCGAACTGTTCGGCCAAAATCAACGCTTTGGCCACAAACTCATCAGCCGCACTCCCTCCGAACCACTGCGGATTACCGATGATCCGAATCAGCCGGAACTGGAAGACGGCATTCGCTACATTCACCCCGATAAACCGGTTCATTTCGAACTGGTCTATGCCCGTGATCCGAAAATGACGCGGCAGTTTCGACTGAACGTTGTTGACCCGGACGGCAAACCAATTCCTGATACGACCGTCGAAATACGCAGCGATCCCGCTCCCAAGCCAGATCAGATTATCCGTGGTCAATTCCTGCGTGACGCGACCTATGGACCGTTTGTGAAAACGAATGCTAAAGGCACACTCCTGTTTCGCATACCTCATCACATGAAACGCTTCAACCTCAGTATCAAAGCACCAGGTTACGCGCCCTACTGGGCCAGTTGGAGTTCCAGCATAATTCCAGATGAATTCACAGCGATTCTGGATGCAGGCTGGAAGGTGGGTGGCATCATTGTTGACGAAGCAGGCAAACCGATCGCAGGTGCCAATATTTCGCCCAGCGTGAATTTCAAAAAACGACCCGGCGATACCAGTAGATTAGGTGTCGGCACAAAAATCATCACCGATGACAAAGGGCAATGGCACTTTGATTACGTTCCTGCCTCCAAAGCAGAGGTGCACATTGATATTGATCATCCCGACTACCGTCCCTGGCGACAGCGCGTGGCCCGCAGTGAATTTGAAGTGAAAGCCAATGCCAGCCCCTCAGGAAAAATCACTCTGGAAGAGGGGCTGAACATCACTGGCAGCGTGACAGATGAGAACGGAAAACCGATCGCCGGCGCACTGGTCCGCACGAAATTCGTAAACGACATTCGCAAAGCGACCACTGATGAGTTTGGCGTTTACCTGATTTCCGGCTGCGAACCCAAGCTGACACGGGTTGCCGTAACCGCGAAAGGCCGGGCTCCTGAAGTTCAGGAAGTCGAAGTGGCTCCACAGATGGAACCGGTCGATTTCTCTTTGAAGCCTGGTGGAAAAATTCGGGTGCGTGTCGTTGATGAAAACGGGAAAGGCATCCCCAAAGCCAGCATCTATTTCCAACGCTGGCGCGGGGCGTGGTACAATCTCTTTGAGTTTGACAATGTGAACCATTACACCGATAAGAACGGGATCTGGGAATGGGATGAAGCGCCGCTGGACGAATTCCAGGCCGACATCTGCCGTCCGGGAGGCATGCAACTCGCCAATCAGAAGCTGTTGGCTCGCGCAGAAGAATATGTATTCCATCCACCCAAAGCGTTAGTGATTTCAGGTAATGTGATCGACGCGGTGACGAAGCAGCCCATCAAAAAGTTTCGCGTTACTCCGGGAGCTGAAAGAGACAATTCGCGGACCCGTCTGTCCTGGAACTCATCCGACAGTTTCACCGCCTCAGATGGTAAATATCAGCTTCGTATCACGCGTGGCGAGTCGGCGCACTTTGTGCGGATTGAAGCAGACGGCTATGAAGTCGCCACGTCCCGCGCTTTCAAGCCCAATGAAGAAAGCGTGTCTTACGATTTTGCCTTAAAACCTGCCAGAGATATTGCTGCCACGATTCTGACTGCGGAGGGCAAACCGGCAGCTGCTGCAGAGATCGCTGTCGGGATTGCCGGTTCGCAGATCAGTATCCGACAGGGTCGACTGGGGACCCGGCAGACATATGCCACCGTATTGAAAAGCGATGAGGCAGGCCACTTCGGTATACCCCCCCGAAATGAACCGTTTCAACTGATCATTCTCCATCCTGCCGGCTTCGCATACCTCAAGTCGGAAACAGGACCCATTCCCGACCCGATACAACTCACCCCCTGGGCGCGGATTGAAGGTACATTCACTATTGGAAAACAACCGGCGGCAGGCGTGAAACTCGCATTGGGGTTGAATAACGGTATCAGCTCTTCAAGTGACGAGGGTCCCAGTATTTTTACACAGAATGAAATTAAAACCGATCAAAATGGCCGTTACGTGTTTGACCGGGCCTTTCCCGGGCAGACCCGCGTTGGTCGCAGCATTACTTATATGGTCAGACAGGGCGCAACTGAAGCGACTTCGGCAATTCAGATACCCATAGAATTGAAAGCCGGTGAAACGAAGGCACTCAACCTGGGAGGCTCAGGGCGACCCGTCATCGGAAAACTCAAACCGTCTGAGACGCACACGGGCAATGTGGTCTGGCCATTAGCACATCTTTCTGCCCACGAATATTTCAAACCCCCCACCGGCATGTTGCCTCTGGAAGCCATCAACAATAATCCCCGTGGCTTTCAAGCCTGGTATACCGCCTGGCAAAAGTCAAAAGACTATCCGGCTGAAAAAGTGATTTACGAACGATATACGGAGGCCCGCAGCAAACGGCTCGATGAAACGCCACGCATCAATGCCAGTGTTGCCCGCGACGGTTCATTCCGGATCGACGATGTTCCGCCGGGAGAGTATGTCCTCAGCGTCAACTTCTACGAACGGGAAAATAACCCCGGCTACGTAGGCGATCTGCATTTTACCGTGCCCCCTGTGGAAAACGGATTTAGTTCTGAAGCCGTTGATCTGGGCACACTCACGCTGAAATAA
- a CDS encoding BlaI/MecI/CopY family transcriptional regulator, protein MARPGSEHPTELELEILKILWDEAPLPVRDVRARLEAQAARPLAHSSVITTLNIMFHKGFVKRKKDGKSFLFSPRLQKKAVTGGIVGDLLSRVFDGSSSALVMNLIETADLDSDELAALRKLIARKAKEQQQ, encoded by the coding sequence ATGGCGCGACCCGGATCAGAACACCCGACGGAACTGGAACTGGAAATTCTGAAAATCCTCTGGGATGAGGCACCCCTGCCCGTGCGTGACGTGCGGGCGCGACTTGAAGCACAGGCCGCGCGACCGCTGGCACACAGTTCGGTGATCACGACACTTAACATTATGTTTCACAAGGGGTTCGTGAAACGAAAAAAGGACGGCAAGTCGTTCCTGTTTTCGCCGCGCCTGCAGAAAAAAGCCGTCACTGGCGGCATCGTAGGCGATCTGTTGTCGCGTGTGTTTGATGGCTCTTCTTCAGCGCTGGTCATGAATCTGATTGAGACCGCGGACCTGGATTCCGACGAACTCGCGGCACTCCGCAAGCTCATCGCCCGCAAAGCAAAGGAGCAACAGCAATGA
- a CDS encoding alpha/beta hydrolase, which translates to MMNPRYYFTLAWILLIPFSSNVSISAEPEVLLKDSFEAGTKAPEDWQSGFNVPGVRYVYDKGRGKSGDRSLSLQKSARRYFPIAQWYRLLPYSGEKQQLQAQCEVRAEQATKAIIDALFLDENQKSLGHQWLCYIGSKQADDPPANHDWKTYTGSAEIPENTKQIVIGLQIYGPGKVWFDDLEVTLTGESAPAEPDQKAKAIDVKINRETGQYLLITPKDKPAANKPRALLIVLPGGDGSANFHPFVNRIYEHALRDDFVLAQPIAKKWTSDQKIVWPTAASHTAKMKFTTEELIKAVKQDVSEKQTIDPQRIYLLAWSSGGPAAYAALLQKETDIDGALIAMSVFKPDQLPDPANAKQRSLYLLHSPDDKVCPYHMAETARDTFKKANVRATLVDYSGGHGWKGNVYGNIRQGIDWLEKAD; encoded by the coding sequence ATGATGAATCCCAGATACTACTTCACTTTAGCCTGGATTCTGCTGATCCCGTTCAGCAGCAATGTTTCTATTTCCGCGGAACCGGAGGTACTGCTCAAGGACAGCTTTGAAGCCGGTACGAAAGCGCCCGAAGACTGGCAGAGCGGCTTCAATGTGCCAGGAGTCAGATATGTCTATGATAAGGGACGCGGGAAATCGGGAGACCGCAGTCTCTCTCTGCAAAAATCCGCCCGCCGCTATTTTCCCATCGCACAATGGTACCGTCTGCTCCCGTATTCAGGTGAGAAACAGCAGCTCCAGGCCCAGTGCGAAGTGCGGGCCGAACAAGCCACCAAAGCCATCATCGATGCGCTATTCCTGGATGAGAACCAAAAAAGTCTCGGCCATCAATGGCTTTGCTACATCGGCTCCAAACAGGCCGACGATCCTCCTGCCAACCATGACTGGAAAACCTACACCGGCTCTGCAGAGATCCCGGAGAATACAAAACAGATTGTGATTGGCCTGCAGATCTACGGGCCGGGGAAAGTCTGGTTTGATGATCTGGAAGTCACGTTGACCGGCGAATCGGCTCCTGCAGAACCCGATCAGAAAGCAAAAGCGATTGACGTCAAAATCAATCGGGAAACGGGACAGTACCTGCTGATCACACCGAAAGACAAACCTGCAGCGAACAAACCGCGTGCTCTGCTGATCGTTCTTCCCGGCGGTGACGGCTCGGCCAATTTTCATCCGTTTGTAAATCGAATTTATGAGCATGCGCTACGCGACGACTTTGTGCTGGCACAACCAATCGCAAAAAAATGGACCTCCGATCAAAAAATCGTCTGGCCTACGGCAGCCAGTCATACCGCGAAGATGAAATTTACAACGGAGGAACTGATCAAAGCCGTCAAACAAGATGTCAGCGAAAAACAAACTATCGATCCCCAGCGAATTTATCTGCTGGCCTGGTCATCAGGAGGTCCCGCTGCATACGCGGCGCTGCTGCAAAAAGAAACAGACATTGACGGCGCGCTGATTGCCATGTCCGTCTTTAAGCCAGACCAGCTCCCTGATCCCGCAAATGCAAAACAGCGGAGCCTCTATCTGCTGCATTCGCCCGACGACAAAGTCTGCCCGTATCACATGGCAGAAACAGCGCGGGATACATTCAAAAAGGCAAACGTGCGCGCCACTCTGGTCGACTATTCTGGCGGTCATGGCTGGAAAGGAAACGTCTACGGCAATATTCGACAGGGAATTGACTGGCTTGAGAAAGCAGACTGA
- a CDS encoding carboxypeptidase-like regulatory domain-containing protein, producing the protein MIRHWFRTLVSYLRLPLIAHADRELHDLREEIEFHLSSSAADHHSEGMDPRQSQQTALDQFGDVKTVVDDCCDVSLSRHLLWHRLHQLLTLGLVVAMGWLIWIYYPSENKPSSDNTQLAASGYRKSETTGDIKGTVVTEDGHPLSDTHILAVVKTWPPHGFRQNSFTAVTRPDGTFLIENVYPPGQEYEVQIAAIADAHLLKSEYISMRTGTLDPFHFQLTKSAALVLHFESKTGTPLAGVSAFPFERIDQSGQEHCIYFCSARPVVRQSNQAGILPMPHFLSGEQVTVYIQFPGGEWQTRKLTVPTDNQAVTLTPEPSSRLDDG; encoded by the coding sequence TGAAGAAATCGAGTTTCATCTTTCATCCAGTGCAGCGGATCATCACAGTGAAGGCATGGATCCCCGACAGTCTCAGCAGACCGCGCTCGACCAGTTTGGCGATGTCAAAACGGTTGTCGACGATTGTTGCGATGTGTCCCTCTCCCGGCATCTGTTGTGGCATCGCCTGCATCAGTTGCTCACGCTGGGACTGGTGGTTGCGATGGGCTGGCTGATCTGGATTTATTACCCGTCTGAAAACAAACCTTCGTCTGACAACACTCAACTGGCGGCTTCGGGATATCGGAAATCAGAAACCACCGGCGATATCAAAGGCACTGTGGTGACCGAAGATGGTCATCCTCTCAGTGATACTCATATACTGGCTGTGGTCAAAACCTGGCCTCCCCATGGTTTCAGACAGAATTCTTTTACCGCAGTCACGCGCCCCGACGGGACGTTTTTGATCGAAAATGTCTACCCGCCCGGTCAGGAATACGAAGTCCAGATCGCCGCCATCGCCGACGCGCATCTGTTGAAATCCGAATATATCTCAATGCGTACTGGCACCCTGGATCCCTTTCACTTTCAACTGACGAAATCTGCTGCTCTGGTACTGCATTTTGAATCGAAGACAGGAACGCCTTTGGCGGGAGTCAGCGCGTTTCCCTTTGAACGCATTGATCAAAGCGGTCAGGAGCATTGCATTTATTTCTGTAGCGCCCGGCCTGTAGTCCGTCAATCAAACCAGGCTGGAATTCTGCCCATGCCCCACTTCCTGTCAGGAGAACAGGTGACCGTTTACATACAATTTCCTGGCGGTGAATGGCAAACACGAAAATTAACCGTTCCCACTGACAATCAGGCTGTGACCCTCACTCCAGAACCTTCCAGTCGCTTAGATGACGGCTGA